TGGGTTTCTAAAAATAACGAAAGCCAGTATCTTTAAAAGGATTACTGGCTTTATTATCAACTATAATTCGTTTCGATTATAAGGGCTTTGCCTTACGAATGTATTCCATTCCATCGGCATCCACAATGATATGTTCTTTAAATTTAGTAAATTCTAATGAAACACCGTCATCAGCTGTAATAATATATTTATCATCTTTGACTTCTACCTTAGCATTAGTATATTCTCTCTCAACATGGGAACTTTCCATATCTTCAGTTACTACAACCTTGTCAAGAATACTCTTTCTATCATCATTTACAAAAGTTCCATTAATTGTGAGTTCATTTTCATCCAAATAAATCATATATCGTTCGCTTTGATAATAATGTGATTCAAAATCCTCAGCTTTTGCAACATTTTCAAGATTATTTGATGAACCTTGTTGATCACCTCCAAATAGCATTAAAGCGCAGCCAATACTAAGCATTGCTAACGAAAGTATTTTTTTCATAAATTTCCCTCCCAATTTTTTAAAGTTAATTAGTCAATTTTATCAATCTAATTAGTTATACGGAAAAGAATACATGAAAGTTTCAATTTTCTGAATTCAAAACATAAATAGCACTTTAAGAACAACGGAACGCCTTTTAAATGTGTCCCTAAAGCGTTTATTAAATGTGGTAACGGATTTTTAATTCATCGTAAAAATAATGTCTTGCTGAAGTTTTGGTTTCACTTTTACATACTTCATTTCAATAATAGGACCAGTATTAACTAGGAGATAAGCGTTTTCAAATTCAAAAACAAGCGACCTTAAAATTTCATAATTTGTGTCTTTATAACCATAACCAATGACTTGATTAATGTTATTGTCATCAAAGCTGAATCTAGAATCAAGTATAAAATAATCGTTAGAAATAATTGGTTCTGTTGTAAACTTTAATGGTTCAGGAGTTTGTTGTTCATGAATGATTAATAAATCTTGTCCTTTGGCATCTTCAGACCATTCTAATCGCCAATACCAACTTTCCGATGTAACAGGATTTTTTAGGTTAATCACAAATTCACTAGATGTAAGTTCTAATTTCTCATTAATAAAAAGTTGGTGTGCATAGATTCCTACAATTAAACAATTCTTTATATGTTTTTTAACGTGGCTTTGATTCATGAATCCTGCTCCTTTTGTTAAACCATATTTAAATAAAATTTTAACATTACCAAAGCGACATTTGGGAGTTGTACTTATCAAATTTTATAATGCAAAGGTTTTTAATGTGGCAATAATTGGAGATTCATATAAGATATAGTTTATAGAGTCTATAACCTGGCGGAATTACTGCAAAAAAATACGTCTACGAAATTAAATGGGCAAGTACTAAAGAAAGTTTATGAATTTTAGGGGGTATTTTATGTTTGTTGTAAATGTAGAAGGGGCAATTCGTCGCAATGAGAAATGGCTTTTAATCCGCAGAAGTGAAAAGGAAGAGCATGCTGGTGGTGGTCTCTCATTAGTAGGAGGGAAGTGTGAAATTGAAGGTAATTCGTCAGATATTCTGGAAAGAACTTTAAAACGAGAAATTTTTGAAGAAGTAGGTAGCGAAATTACAGGCATTCAATATGTAAATAGCTCCTCCTTCGTGACAGAATCAGGGATAAATGTGATCGATATTGTTTTCCTATGTCATCATAAATGTGGAGAACCTTATGCTAAAAGTACTGAAGAAGTGGATGATGTTATTTGGATGACTACATCAGAGATTCTTGCACATACGGAACTACCTTTATTTCTAAAAGAAAACATTAAACTTGCAGAGAAAATACTACAGGATAATTTGCAGGTGAAATATTAGCTTAGTGGAAATATTAAGATTGAAGATCAACTACATTATCAAAACACGTTAATAAAAAGTAAATTTAATAAGATTATTTAACTGACCAACTAATAATAAATTTTGCTTAGGAACGAGATTTTATCGGAAATGAACTAGATATTGTGAAACATTAAAATAGGTAAGAGCTATCCACAAAAGTTTGTAGGATAGCTCTTAGTATTGCAAAACTTAAGCGTGTAAATTTCTATTTAGGCAACTCTTAAAGCTAGTTGAGCTAATAGTTGGATAGCTGCTTGAACTACTACATCAATTTTAACTTCGGTTTGTCTTACAGTGATTGCATCAGAGTCAATAATAGTAACGTTTTGAATTTCAGTTTGAGTAACTTCTAAATTTTGAGCTATTCTTTGAAGATTGCTTATATCAGCATTTTCATTGGAGCCTAAAACTACAACGGCAGCTTCGATAGCAGCTTGTAGGGCAGCTTGAACTACCACAAGACCTTGAACTTCCGTTTGAGTTACGTCAACAGTATGAGAATTTTGAATAAATAATCCTTGATTTTGAGTTTGAATTACTTCTAGATTATCTTCAGTGTTTTGGTTTCCAGTAACCGGCATAAATAATCATCTCCTTTCGGGTTTAATTGGTATTACGTCACTAGATTATGCTTTAGTTGAAAAAGACTGTGGACGAATATCTTAGGTAACTATGACTTTATTCAAATGGTGTTTAGCCTATTAGCCGATTAACTAGCTGCTTGAAATAATCTAGGCATTTAATTTATTAGATGAGTGTTTATATAGGTTTATGTTTAAGAGCGAGAGGAATATATTTGCCAACGTGGGTAGATATAAAAATGTAATCGTGTATTGACGTTAAAGCAAAAGAAGTAGCTTTAAAAGTTCAGTCCTTATTTAATTAATAAGGGTGATATTATTCAATAATCGGTGCGTTTATTGAAGGATGTAAAAATATTGTCGAGTTGTACATATGGTCTTTTTAAAGTAAGAAATTTAGACTTGGGGGATTTATATGTCATTTGAACAATGCCAAAATGTAACTTCTTTGATGGCAAAATTTAATAAAAATTGGTTCATCGCTGGAGGGTGGGCGATTGATCTTTTTATGGGGAAAGAAACAAGAGAACATAAAGATATAGAGATTGCTATATTTCGAAAAGACCAATTAAATTTAAAGGCGTATCTAATAGAATGGGAGTTTAAGAAAGTAATTAAAAGTGAATTCCATAATTGGGGAAATGAATTTTTAGAGCTACCTATACACGAAATTCATGCTACCAATAAGTTAAATGGAGATAAAATTGAAGTACTTCTAAACGAAGCAAAAGATAATGATTGGGAATTCAGAAGAGATTTGAGGATTTCCTTACCTCTAAATTCAATGTGGAGTTATTCTGATATGGGTATTCCTTATTTAAATCCAGAAATAGTCCTTTTATAAAAGGCGAAGAATACAAGAGAAAAAGACCATCAAGATTTTATTACAGTAAAGGACCATCTTGATTATAAGAAGAGACAATGGCTCAAATCTGCACTTGAACTTCACGAACCCGAGCACAAGTGGATTCAATTTTTAATCTAATATTTTTCAACTAACCAGTTAAATCATTTTCCACAAACTGTGCGTGATCCTTCAAAAAGAAGATTGCGTTTTTTTATGTAGTTGGGATTTTTATCATTCGCCTGGCCATTTCTTTTGCCGCGCCTTTTTTACTTTGCATAAACTTGTTTGCCACCTATAATAAAGACAGCGATAGTAAAAAGCTTCTACATGAGGCAAACTAATCTCGTGTTAGGAGGAAATGACATGCAGATCCAATTTTTAGGTACCGGTGCAGGGATGCCTTCAAAAGAGCGCAATACGAGTTCGATCGCATTCAAATTGCTTGAAGAATGCGGCTCGATTTGGCTGTTTGACTGTGGAGAAGCGACCCAGCATCAAATTTTGCATACTACGATTAAACCGCGTAAAATCGATAAAATCTTTATTACGCATTTACACGGCGACCATATTTTCGGGCTGCCCGGATTTTTAAGCTCCCGGTCTTTTTTAGGCGGGGAGGACATGCTTACAATTTACGGGCCGGCCGGGTTACAGCAATGGATTGAACAAACATTGCAATTATCAAAAACCCATTTAACGTATCCGATTGAATTTGTCGAAGTAAAAGATGGCATCGTGTTTGAAGATGAGCAGTTTACGGTACGTGCACTGCCGCTGCAGCATGTTGTCCCGTGCTTCGGTTATCGGATTGAACAAAAGCCGATGCAGGGCGAGCTGCTGATTGACAAGGCTTTGGCATTAGGTGTGCCAAAAGGTCCGCTATTAGGCCAATTAAAAGCAGGTCATTCTGTGCAGCTGGAAGATGGCACTGTTGTCAAAAGCAGTGATGTAACGTCACCACCACAGCAAGGGTTCACGGTAGCCATTTTAGGGGATACGAAATATTGCGAAAACAGTATCCGTTTAGCACAAAACGCTGATGTTGTCGTACACGAAGCAACCTTTGACCATTCCACAATAGAACTGGCGGGCAAGTACGGACATGCGACAAATACGGAAGCGGCAACTGTCGCGAAAGAAGCACAAGCGAAACATTTACTGTTAAATCACATTAGCGCCCGTTTTTTAAAGCATGATCTCATTCCGTTTTTGGAGGAAGCTCAAGCGATTTTTGAAAACAGTTATTTAGCAAATGATTTCAGCCAATTTGAGTGGCGGAAAAACGAATTGCTGGAAATTGAATAGATGAATTTATTCGAGGTGTATAGTAAACGGGGAAATGTTTACTATATGCCACTTTAATTTTTAAGAGAATTTTGTTCAATTGCAGAAATATTCCGCTATAATGGAGAAAAGGGGGATGAATGATGCAGCAACCGACAATTTCACCGAAAGTATTACGATTGCTAGTTATTTTTCCAAATGTCATGAGCTATATTCTGTTATTTGGGGTCGTTGTGTACATACGAACAAACTTGGACATGCTGAAGGCGACAGATGGCTTAACGATGTGGCTGATCATTGCCGCAGTATTAGGTCCGATCTCGCTCTATACGACATTCAGTATTGTAAAGCGCATTAAGAATGGATTATTGTAAAGATTCCGGTTCGCTTAAGGGGAAAATTAAATAAATCATATGCCAAGGCACTCAGTTATTTTTTGAACTGAGTGTTTTTTGATTAGAGAAATCAGTCTGATAAGAACTGTTAAAATTTTGAAACTAATGGCAATTTCAACCGTATATTAGTTATTATACAAGTTGGGACGGTGATGAAAGATGATAGTGGTGATATTGTCATGGGCTTTGCTATACGGGGTTACGATTTGGACTTATGTAAACCCTAAGGAAAGCTTGTTATGGGGACGAAGAGGATTATACGAAGAAGAACCTGAGATCACTGAACGTGCTATTCAAAATACTAAAAAGAAAGCCTTAATTACGATTATCATACTTCCATTCATCGCTCTACTATTTTTTCTTTCTATTAAAATTTTATAAATTGTAATTCTAGACTGCGGAGGGAAGGCTCTTGAAAAAAATAATTCTCTTTAACTTATTATTTTGTATAGTTGTGGTTTTTGTTGCTTTCAATTATTTTAATAGTAAATCTCGAGGCGCGGTTGTATTCCATTATGTGGAGGACTACATGGAAACGAATTATGGAATTGAACGGGAAAATATCATTTTAGTAGAAAATAATTTCCGTAGAGGCATGGGGTTGTTTGAAATAGAAGTGAAAGATACCGTTACGGAAAACGACTACTTTTATGAAGTCGATATTCGAGATGACTATTCATTAATCTATATAAGAGATCTTTCAGAAATACACCGAAAAAATAAGGCGAATCAAGAAAGTTGAGAGGTGGGAAATGATGAAGCAAATTTATGCTTTTGAAAGTATATGGGATTATGTTTCCGTTTCACCAAGTAATTAATCAGATTGTGTTAATATACTCCTAAGTCTTTATATCAGGAGGTTCACATGAATTTGATCGCGCAACATCCTTATTTTAAAGTAGAAAGAACTGTTACAGGTACTGAACAGTTTGAAATAGAGCATGACCGAATCATTTACTTATACAATGACAAAGTGGTTACGCAGAATCGAGAATTTCCGATTAACATTGTGATGGATTTTTCTTACCGGAAAATTGCCAATCAAGGGGGGATTCTATATTTACATACGCTTCAAGGGGTCTATACGTATATCGTGAAATCTTCACCGGAAGCGTTCATCCATGCATATAGAGCATACTTCAAGTGAAAAGCAGTATTTAATGAATTGGATTTTTATGGTAGTATACGGAGTAAGTCTTGAATAAACACTAAAAGTATATTCGCATAACAAGGAGGAGAATTTTGTTATATTTAACACTATTGATAGCTTTGGTTATGGTCGTTTTGACGACGAAGCTTACTCAAAAATTTAATTTATCAAGCAACTGGTTCATCGTCGTTCAAATTAGCGCATCATTATTCATCATATTGTTTGGTGATCTTGAAGTTAGTTATATTAATCAAATTGAATTAGGACTTTTGGCGATTCCATTTTCTTTATTATTCCTAGTAGGGTTCACTAATGTAATGAATATAGAAGAAGAACAGCAACCATTAATTTTGCTGTTACCTTGTATTTCTTTACTTTGTCTTTCCGCAGCTTCTTTTGTTATGGGGTACACATTTGTTTCGATCACCGGCCTATTTGCTGTATTAACAATTATGTTGTGTCGTTCAGTTATAGGAGAAAAGGTTTTAGAAAGATCCTTTACTACATCGATCGGTTTTGTAATGGCAGTATTATCCCTGATGCTATTTAAAAGTTCATTTATTACAATTTACATACCGATTTTTACATTGGCATTACCGTTAGCAATTTATCTTATTTTACAAATGAAAATAACAAGTGCACAGGCAATGATAATTAGCGCTTCAATTGCTGTATTATTCGGATTACTAATGTTTATCATTCCGTTTAACGTAGTATGGTACTTGGTCGTTGGGGCAACAGTCGTTTTAGCTATTTCACAATTTTCGAGGAAGTATCGATTTATTTAGTGATTTTCAAGTTTCATTTAAACTAGTAGTAGGTGATGACTTTGGGATATATTATGGAATTGCGCAAAAAGATTGGTACTGATCCAATCATTATGGTGGGAGCTTGCGTTTTAATAGTGAATGAGAAGACACAGTTACTTCTACAACATAGAAAAGATAATAATAGCTGGGGACTTCCTGGTGGAGCGATGGAATTAGGTGAAAGCTTGGAAGAAGTGGCAGTGAGGGAAATGGAAGAGGAAACCGGATTAACCCCCACACGGTTGGAATTATTCAGAACATTTTCAGGTAAAGAGTTTTATTATAAATATCCTCATGGTGATGAAGTTTATAACGTTGTTACCGCCTTTATCTGTAAAAACTATGAAGGTTCGATTAAATTCGATGAATCAGAAGCAACGGATATACGATTTTTCGATTTAACAGATTTACCGGTAATCAGTCCTCCAGATGATCCGGTAATTAAGGATTTCTTGAAAACTTGTAACTAATAATATATAGCTAAAGTAAAACGCTCAGAAATAGAAATCTGAGCGTTTTTCATCAATATTCTATAGAGAGACGATACTTAATGCGTTCTCCGATTTCATGTTCTTCATCGTTCATCGCATCATATAAAGCTTGCATATTATATCGAGTAAGGTCATTGATATCCTTAGCTATAAAACGTACTGCATGGAGAACCTGAGATAAATCAGCCACTTGTTCTTCTGTAAGTGAACCTTTATCATCATAAGTTAAAAAATACCTATCTACCTTGGACAGTTTAGAATACAATTCCGGATGGGCGGACTCAGTACGGAGTCTAAAAAAAAGGTTTTCCGATGCGGTATTAAATAATCTTGAAAGTCTAAAGATTTCATTTTTGTTTTCTTCAGTTATAGGCTGAGAAAAATCAAACATTAATAGCTGCTCTGCCGCATCTTCCCATAAATAGAGGTCGCTTCTATAATGATTACCAATTTGTTCTTCCAGGGTACTTACTTTTTCCTCTAATTGATTTGCTTCAATTTTTGTTGTGAGGTTAAACAAAACAACTGTTAAAAAAGCTACTACTATTACAAATCCAATTACATACTTCAACCATTTCACTTTATCACACTCCACTATTTATACATCAACAACAATTTTTAAACCTCTATAGCCCTAAATAAATATTTTCCAATTTAAATAAATAAATGTTTTATATTACTATTTTAACATAAATAACCTAATGTGAATTGAAGTGATATAGGAGAGAGATAGAATTCTAGTGAGTTTCTCTAATGTAAAATGGTGAAAAGATATAGGAGGTAGAGATTGAAAAAGTTACTTGGTTTAATAATAGGAACAGTTGCAGGTTGGCTAATATGGGGATACTTTACGGATGATTTTTCAGGGGAAAGGCTGTTCATGTTTTTAACGGGAATCATTATGGGGTATATAATCGGTAGAATTGTCCCCAAACGAAAAAAGGTTGATTTAGGAACTTGATGGTTGCTTATTTTTATAAGTATTTAATAAATGGGGCGTGATTCTTAATTAAGAATTAGCGCCCTTTTATTATTGTGGAGCCCCATTATATAGGAGATATGATATGAATACTTGGGTTTTAGTAGAGGACAAAGTAGCGGTTTATCAAAAACCTATTGACTATGCATATTTCCTAACTAACAATAACCTTTATGCAAAAACTGAATCGTAAGACTAAAGGTGGAACGAAACGTGAAAAGAGTGGAAAGAAGACAGCAGCAAAAATTAACCGGGCGGGTATGGCGTAAGGTTAAAGATAAAAAAATAATCATGAAAGTAATACTAGGACTTTCCATATTTTTATTGTGCTGTTTGCTCGTATTTAATATTTTTATATGGAAAAGTGATGTCAGTAAACTCGAAGAACCTACGCCGCAGCCAACGATTATTTATGATCAAAATGGAGAGGTAGCCAGTAAAGTAACAGGTTCCAAAATAGATGGCGTCAATATAGATCAAATTCCGGAACATCTGATTCATGCTGTAATTGCAACGGAAGACCAGAAGTTTTACATGCATAGTGGGATTAACATGATAGGAATTGTCCGTGCAATGACTCAAAATACGATGAGTGGAGAAATTGTTGCTGGAGGAAGTACGATTACACAGCAGTTGGCTAAAAACGTCTTTCTAACACAAGAACGTACCTATACGAGGAAGTTTAAAGAGCTCATTTTGACGAAAAAAATTGAACGAACATATGAGAAAGACGAAATTATGGAACGCTATTTAAATCAGATCTATTTTGGTGAAGGAGCCTGGGGCGTACAGCGTGCTTCCCAAACATATTTCGGCAAAGACGTGAGTGAATTAACATTAGGCGAGTCGGCCATGCTTGCAGGTTTGATTAAAGCGCCTTCGATATTATCACCTATAAAAGATATGGATAAATCAGTTCAACGGAGAGACCTTGTTCTATCATTAATGGAAAAGGAAGGGTACATTACTCCAAATGAAGTGAAAGATGGAAAAGCACAACCTATCGTAGTAGAGGGTAAAAAATTTGATGAGTATAAGGGGAAATATCCTTATTATGTAGATCATATTATTGACGAAGCGATTAAACAATACGGGCTTACAGAAAATGA
This genomic window from Solibacillus sp. FSL R5-0449 contains:
- a CDS encoding protein-disulfide isomerase, translating into MKKILSLAMLSIGCALMLFGGDQQGSSNNLENVAKAEDFESHYYQSERYMIYLDENELTINGTFVNDDRKSILDKVVVTEDMESSHVEREYTNAKVEVKDDKYIITADDGVSLEFTKFKEHIIVDADGMEYIRKAKPL
- a CDS encoding NUDIX domain-containing protein translates to MFVVNVEGAIRRNEKWLLIRRSEKEEHAGGGLSLVGGKCEIEGNSSDILERTLKREIFEEVGSEITGIQYVNSSSFVTESGINVIDIVFLCHHKCGEPYAKSTEEVDDVIWMTTSEILAHTELPLFLKENIKLAEKILQDNLQVKY
- the rnz gene encoding ribonuclease Z is translated as MQIQFLGTGAGMPSKERNTSSIAFKLLEECGSIWLFDCGEATQHQILHTTIKPRKIDKIFITHLHGDHIFGLPGFLSSRSFLGGEDMLTIYGPAGLQQWIEQTLQLSKTHLTYPIEFVEVKDGIVFEDEQFTVRALPLQHVVPCFGYRIEQKPMQGELLIDKALALGVPKGPLLGQLKAGHSVQLEDGTVVKSSDVTSPPQQGFTVAILGDTKYCENSIRLAQNADVVVHEATFDHSTIELAGKYGHATNTEAATVAKEAQAKHLLLNHISARFLKHDLIPFLEEAQAIFENSYLANDFSQFEWRKNELLEIE
- a CDS encoding acyl-phosphate glycerol 3-phosphate acyltransferase; translation: MQQPTISPKVLRLLVIFPNVMSYILLFGVVVYIRTNLDMLKATDGLTMWLIIAAVLGPISLYTTFSIVKRIKNGLL
- a CDS encoding UDP-N-acetylmuramyl pentapeptide phosphotransferase, producing the protein MLYLTLLIALVMVVLTTKLTQKFNLSSNWFIVVQISASLFIILFGDLEVSYINQIELGLLAIPFSLLFLVGFTNVMNIEEEQQPLILLLPCISLLCLSAASFVMGYTFVSITGLFAVLTIMLCRSVIGEKVLERSFTTSIGFVMAVLSLMLFKSSFITIYIPIFTLALPLAIYLILQMKITSAQAMIISASIAVLFGLLMFIIPFNVVWYLVVGATVVLAISQFSRKYRFI
- a CDS encoding NUDIX hydrolase; its protein translation is MGYIMELRKKIGTDPIIMVGACVLIVNEKTQLLLQHRKDNNSWGLPGGAMELGESLEEVAVREMEEETGLTPTRLELFRTFSGKEFYYKYPHGDEVYNVVTAFICKNYEGSIKFDESEATDIRFFDLTDLPVISPPDDPVIKDFLKTCN
- a CDS encoding tRNA U-34 5-methylaminomethyl-2-thiouridine biosynthesis protein, giving the protein MKKLLGLIIGTVAGWLIWGYFTDDFSGERLFMFLTGIIMGYIIGRIVPKRKKVDLGT